DNA from Pseudophryne corroboree isolate aPseCor3 chromosome 7, aPseCor3.hap2, whole genome shotgun sequence:
gatcacatggtaagaACAGAGGGTAGGGTTGGGGCAGATCAGGGGATGTGGGAGATaggagagctggttagattgggacgatgagatgatcacatggtaagagcagagggtagggttggggcagatcaggggatgagggagagaggagagctggttagattggcatgatgagatgatcacatggtaatagcagagggtagtgttgggacagatcaggggatgaggcagagaggagagctggttagattgggacgatgagatgatcacatggtaagagcagagggtagggttggagcagatcaggagatgagggagagaggagagctggttagattgggacgatgagatgatcacatggtaatagcagagggtagggttggggcagatcaggggatgagggagagaggagagctggttagattgggatgatgagatgatcacatggtaagagcagagggtagggttggggcagatcaggagatgagggagaggggagagctggttagattgggacgatgagatgatcacatggtaatagcagagggtagggttggggcagatcaggggatgagggagagaggagagctggttacattgggacgatgagatgatcacatggtaagaGCAGAGGGTAGGGTTGGGTGTTTGGGGCAAATCAGGGGGAGAAGGTGTGGTGGTAAGATTTGAGGAATTTAGGCTGAGAGGAGAGTCAGGGTAGATGAGGATAAGATGGGGTGAGGTGAGGACAGAGTAGAGTCCTATACCCAGGAGAGGGAGGGCTAGAAGAGGGCACTAGGATGAGATGACATAGCTGTACTTACCCGCAGAGCAAGGATTAATGCTTTAATGCCGATACAGGAGACTCCACACACAATACTCATTATAGCCAGTCTGCGGAGGCTGCAGGAGGAAAAATGTCGACAATGCGTCTCTCCTGAGTCTGATGGACTTTGCTGATTGAAGCCTGAAGGTTGCTGGGAGGGATCATGTTTGTCGATAAGTACCTTGATCTCCTCTACTGATCCATTCTGCAGTGTCTGCTCACCACTGGCTGCCAGTATCTAGATAGGATAATACAGAACGTGTGAGGTGAGCAATAAATGTATGAAGTGGAGCAGAGAGCAGCCCGTGTACATAGCGTGTCCTTATTGTATGTAGATTACAGTTACAGTCAGGACTAGCTGTCCTTGTCTATGTCCCCTAGACATTATACCGGCAGTGCCTGTCCCCTCACCCCTCtaacattataccagcagtgcctgtcccccctaaaattataccggCAGTGCCTGTCCCCCCTAACATTACACCGGCAGTGCCtgtcccccctaaaattataccggCAGTGCCtgtcccccctaaaattataccggCAGTGCCTATCCCCCCTAACATTACACCGGCAGTGCCtgtcccccctaaaattataccggCAGTGCCTGTCCCCCCTAACATTACACCGGCAGTGCCTGTCCCCCCTAACATTACACCGGCAGTGCCTGTCCCCCCTAACATTACACCGGCGGTGCTTGTACCCCCCTAACATTATactgacagcgactgtgtccccctaacattataccgacagcgaccgCGTCCCCTAAACATTATACCGACAGTGCCTGTCCCCCCACCCCCAACATTATactgacagcgactgtgtccccctatcATTATACCGGCAGTGCCTGTCCCCCCACATTATACCGGCAGTGCCTGTCCCCCCtaacattataccagcagtgcctgtTCCCCCACCCCCCCCAATATTATACCGACAGTGCCtgtcccccctaaaattataccggCAGTGCCTGTCCCCCCTAACATTACACCGGCAGTACCTGTCCTCCCACCCCCCTAACATTACACCGGCCGTGCTTGTACCCCCCTAACATTATactgacagcgactgtgtccccctaacattataccgacagcgaccaTGTCCCCTAAACATTATACGAGCAGTGCCTGTCccccccctaacattataccgacagcgaccaTGTCCCCTAAACATTATACCGATAGTGCCTGTCCCCCCACCCCCAACATTATactgacagcgactgtgtccccctaacattataccggcagcgactgtgtccccctaacattatacagacagcgactgtgtccccccctaacattatacagacagcgactgtgtccccttaacattatacagacagcgactgtgtcccctaaacattatacagacagcgactgtgtccccctaacattaaaCTGACAGCGACTGtatccccctaacattatactgacagcgactgtgtccccctaacattatacagacagcgactgtgtcccctaaacattatacagatagcgactgtgtccccctaacattatacagacagcgactgtgtcccctaaacattatacagatagcgactgtgtccccctaaacATTATACAgatagcgactgtgtccccctaaacATTATACAgatagcgactgtgtccccctaacattatacagacagcgactgtgtccccctaacattatactgacagcgactgtgtcccctaaACATTATACCGGCagtgactgtgtccccctaacattataccgacagcgactgtgtccccctaacattataccgacagcgactgtgtccctctaacattataccgacagcgactgtgtccccctaacattataccgacagcgactgtgtccctctaacattataccgacagcgactgtgtccccctaatattataccgacagcgaccgtgtcccctaaacattatacagacagcgactgtgtccccctaacattataccgacagcgactgtgtccccctaacattataccgacagcgactgtgtccccctaatatTATactgacagcgactgtgtccccctaacattataccgacagcgactgtgtccccctaacattatacagacagcgactgtgtccccctaacattataccgacagcgactgtgtccccctaacattataccgacagcgactgtgtccccctaacattataccgacagcgactgtccCCCCTAAACATTATACCGGCAgtaactgtgtccccctaacattataccgacagcgactgtgtcccctaaacattataccgacagcgactgtgtccccctaacattatacagacagcgactgtgtccccctaacattatacagacagcgactgtgtccccctaacattataccgacagcgactgtgtccccctaacattataccgacagcgactgtgtccccctaacattataccgacagcgactgtgtcccctaaacattataccggcagcgactgtgtccccctaacattatacagatagcaactgtgtccccctaacattataccgacagcgactgtgtccccctaacattatacagatagcgactgtgtccccctaacattataccgacagcgactgtgtcccctaaacattatacagatagcgactgtgtccccctaacattataccgacagcgactgtgtccccctaacattataccgacagcgactgtgtccccctaacattatacagacagcgactgtgtcccctaaacattatacagacagcgactgtgtccccctaacattataccgacagcgaccgtgtcccctaaacattatacagacagcgactgtgtccccctaacattataccgacagcgactgtgtccccctaatattataccgacagcgaccgtgtcccctaaacattatacagacagcgactgtgtccccctaacattataccgacagcgactgtgtccccctaacattataccgacagcgactgtgtccccctaatatTATactgacagcgactgtgtccccctaacattataccgacagcgactgtgtccccctaacattatacagacagcgactgtgtccccctaacattataccgacagcgactgtgtccccctaacattataccgacagcgactgtgtccccctaacattataccgacagcgactgtccCCCCTAAACATTATACCGGCAgtaactgtgtccccctaacattataccgacagcgactgtgtcccctaaacattataccgacagcg
Protein-coding regions in this window:
- the TMEM265 gene encoding transmembrane protein 265 encodes the protein MPETQELQILAASGEQTLQNGSVEEIKVLIDKHDPSQQPSGFNQQSPSDSGETHCRHFSSCSLRRLAIMSIVCGVSCIGIKALILALRAEQEKDQPKHELLSRRSRKFSVLSIAVFLGALVCLPFLVVFISYIMTLIE